The following proteins are encoded in a genomic region of Zea mays cultivar B73 chromosome 9, Zm-B73-REFERENCE-NAM-5.0, whole genome shotgun sequence:
- the LOC103652964 gene encoding uncharacterized protein — MHGWRGAEGCDVRRQRLVRLMWPAARVEAEAPPPPAQGPATSPSGSSVPPSRTTSLPPESAAQQECIDPPRPVSPGSFVKDGREIRVGDCALFRAVDVPPFIGLIRWIEKKEDGHPKLRVSWLYRPTDVKLNKGIQLSAAPNEIFYSFHQDEASAVSLLHPCKVAFLRKGVELPAGISSFVCWRVYDIDNKCLWWLTDKDYINERQEEVNRLLHRTRLEMRAALQSGGRSPKRLNGPSASQQLKTASVGTQNGGLSKGKKRDRSEQGVDPAKRDRDRLLKVDDSEPGIFNLDDIKSEIAKITEKDGLPNAEAVEKLVHLMQLDRTEQKIDLSGRVILADVIAATENPDCLGRFVQSRGLPVLDSWLQEAHKGKSGDGSSPKEADKPIDELLLALLRALAKLPINLSALQSCSIGKSVNHLRSHKNLEIQKKAKCLVENWKKRVDAEMKSNDVKPLVSGQSVSWSGKAGFQEISNAGTKRGGSSENSPKNPVPTLSSSKFLTDKPGGTDAEAKLNPGVSALSNSQHVQPTNVTTNLKDQPCKSTGGTGPELPTVKEEKTSSSSQSPNNSQSISSEPSKDARSSTAASGGASKTSESSSRSHRKANNGLVSGNLKEASVGRSVSLDRSLLQDKSSQTGTASEKGPDMPLDHGNNHRLIVRFPNPGRSPARSASAGSFDDPSVTGGRASSPMVVDRHDQTERKVKGKTENTRPHLASDANTESWHSNDGATGSEEGDKSPCAILDDDNSRTPDDSVKDTHASRVACSSHTNEKGVGETKVGTPFSPMNALIEIKYSEASHSQQAGDDTAMNLLASVAGEISKSELVSPASSPRSSSVKKLARDSDNIGKVKVESDTGPSHPGQADAKKGAMGKEVKIDACLVAKEEQRQTMPSPELPDSKAVVSSAKIEIYEVEAKIANKCNSQHASIDSKGESQDACTAHGKVVDGSIDKDGAMESALGSQCRLVVPSRNSRLVHAGESSLSAADKQAQGLLKSTNHKQLLSVSDNPGAFDRRDSMAGKMDLLAAEVRKTDAVGNSNIVQNEAEKKEHACSSLPDVPKLVVAAASPVGVANVNKEMKESKDSSSESNSHVKSEGVNSQQSEQSAMQSSKKSCDGVSGKEDEKEDHVLSDEGSSLAAHTKSNATAKLDFDLNEGIPGDDGHQSEPTISPVVCSSAINLTGILPFTSPITTGLQPASITVAAPAKGPFVPPENLLRAKPEIGWKGSAATSAFRPAEPRKILEIPAAARDIPVSHAAGKQSRPTLGFDLNVADDQALEEDIPQSSAQTTCSESGNTRSRDGSSRSAGIELDLNRADEVADNGQFAPSASHRVEVPLLSTRSLHGVFSNAGMNSARDFDLNSGPGLDDLGTEPAPKSLPSKSTSSIQFLPQVPVRMNSAAMSNISPWLASASPCPVAIQSFLSTREQPYPIEAAPGAQRIIAPTADAGQFGGDPCRPPVVSTSPAMVFHQPAYQYPGFPFPPSVHLQTPAFSIGSATFNNSASAGVPYFPTVSPSFVGPAGALTPQHLRQYAINLAEGSSSSGRDSNRKWESQGLDLNSGPGSIDLEGKDERVPLPVRQNLIPPPHGFVEDQGRIYQMPVVGTKRKEPDGSWDSERSTYKQLSWQ; from the exons ATGCATGGGTGGCGCGGCGCTGAGGGTTGCGACGTCAGGAGGCAGCGTCTCGTTCGGCTCATGTGGCCAGCGGCACGCGTAGAGGCAGAAGCTCCACCACCACCTGCACAAGGACCAGCTACTTCTCCTTCTGGCTCATCTGTCCCCCCGTCTCGGACGACTTCTCTTCCGCCGGAATCGGCGGCGCAGCAGGAGTGCATCGATCCCCCTCGCCCAGTGTCACCCGGTTCCTTTGTAAAG GACGGTCGTGAGATTAGAGTAGGCGATTGTGCTCTTTTTCGGGCTGTTGATGTTCCTCCGTTCATTGGATTGATACGTTGGATTGAGAAAAAGGAAGACGGCCATCCCAAATTACGTGTTAGTTGGCTTTATAGACCTACCGACGTGAAGCTTAACAAGGGTATACAACTCAGTGCTGCACCAAACGAGATCTTCTACTCTTTCCACCAGGACGAAGCATCTGCTGTTTCTCTACTGCATCCTTGCAAAGTTGCCTTTTTACGTAAAGGCGTTGAACTACCAGCTGGAATTTCTTCATTTGTATGTTGGCGTGTGTACGATATTGACAATAAGTGCTTATGGTGGCTTACTGACAAGGACTATATTAAT GAACGGCAGGAAGAAGTAAATCGACTTCTACACAGAACAAGGCTAGAAATGCGTGCCGCATTGCAATCAGGTGGACGCTCTCCAAAGCGTTTAAATGGTCCATCAGCTTCCCAGCAACTGAAGACTGCTTCAGTTGGTACGCAGAATGGTGGTTTATCTAAAGGAAAGAAGAGAGATAGAAGTGAACAGGGAGTTGATCCAGCTAAGCGGGATCGAGATCGTCTACTTAAGGTTGACGACAGTGAGCCTGGAATCTTTAACTTGGATGATATTAAGTCTGAAATAGCAAAGATAACAGAAAAAGATGGGCTTCCAAATGCTGAAGCAGTTGAAAAGCTTGTACATCTTATGCAGCTTGATCGAACTGAGCAGAAGATAGACCTTAGTGGTCGGGTTATACTTGCTGATGTTATTGCTGCTACAGAGAATCCTGATTGCCTCGGCAGATTTGTGCAATCAAGGGGCCTTCCCGTGTTGGACAGTTGGCTTCAAGAGGCCCACAAAGGGAAGTCTGGTGACGGGAGTAGTCCTAAAGAAGCAGATAAGCCTATTGACGAACTTCTCTTGGCCCTCCTTCGTGCATTAGCTAAATTGCCTATAAATCTCAGTGCATTGCAAAGTTGTAGCATTGGGAAATCTGTCAATCATCTGCGTAGCCATAAAAATCTGGAGATTCAGAAGAAAGCTAAGTGTCTTGTTGAGAACTGGAAGAAGCGTGTTGATGCTGAGATGAAGTCAAATGATGTGAAACCTTTAGTTTCAGGTCAATCTGTTTCCTGGTCAGGAAAAGCAGGTTTCCAAGAAATTTCAAATGCTGGAACCAAACGAGGTGGTTCAAGTGAGAACAGTCCAAAAAATCCAGTGCCCACTCTTTCATCATCAAAATTTTTGACTGATAAGCCTGGGGGCACAGATGCTGAAGCGAAGTTGAACCCTGGGGTATCTGCCTTGTCAAATTCACAACACGTGCAACCAACAAATGTTACTACCAATTTGAAGGACCAGCCCTGCAAATCAACTGGTGGGACTGGTCCTGAGCTGCCTACTGTAAAAGAGGAGAAAACCAGCAGTTCAAGCCAATCACCGAATAACAGCCAGTCAATATCTAGTGAGCCATCGAAGGATGCAAGAAGTTCAACTGCTGCTTCTGGTGGTGCTAGTAAAACTTCTGAAAGTTCTTCACGAAGCCATCGAAAGGCAAACAATGGTCTTGTTTCAGGGAACCTGAAGGAAGCTTCTGTAGGAAGATCTGTCTCCCTTGATCGATCATTGCTGCAGGATAAGTCATCTCAAACTGGAACAGCTTCTGAAAAAGGACCTGATATGCCACTTGATCATGGAAATAATCATAGATTGATTGTTCGCTTTCCAAATCCTGGTCGTAGTCCTGCTAGAAGTGCAAGTGCTGGATCGTTTGATGACCCATCTGTAACTGGGGGTAGAGCTTCATCTCCTATGGTTGTGGATAGGCATGATCAGACTGAGCGCAAGGTGAAAGGGAAGACTGAAAATACTCGGCCTCATTTAGCATCTGATGCTAACACAGAGTCTTGGCACAGCAACGACGGAGCTACTGGTTCAGAGGAAGGTGATAAATCGCCGTGTGCTATATTAGACGATGACAACAGCAGGACACCTGATGATTCTGTTAAGGATACACATGCATCACGAGTTGCATGCTCGTCACATACGAATGAAAAAGGTGTCGGCGAAACTAAGGTGGGAACTCCGTTCAGCCCGATGAATGCTCTTATTGAAATCAAGTACTCTGAAGCTAGTCATTCACAGCAAGCTGGAGATGACACTGCTATGAATCTTCTTGCTAGTGTGGCTGGGGAAATATCTAAATCTGAATTGGTTTCCCCAGCTTCTTCACCCAGAAGTTCTTCTGTAAAGAAATTGGCCCGTGATAGTGACAACATTGGAAAGGTTAAAGTAGAAAGTGACACGGGCCCATCACATCCAGGGCAAGCAGATGCTAAGAAAGGCGCCATGGGGAAGGAAGTGAAAATTGATGCTTGTTTGGTTGCAAAGGAGGAACAACGCCAAACTATGCCATCTCCTGAGCTACCAGATTCAAAAGCAGTTGTATCTTCAGCTAAGATTGAAATCTATGAAGTTGAAGCCAAGATTGCAAACAAATGCAACTCTCAGCATGCTTCAATTGATTCCAAAG GAGAAAGTCAGGATGCCTGTACTGCCCATGGGAAAGTTGTAGATGGCAGTATAGACAAGGATGGTGCCATGGAATCTGCATTGGGCAGCCAGTGTAGGTTGGTTGTTCCCAGTAGAAATTCAAGATTGGTCCATGCTGGGGAATCTTCATTGTCTGCTGCTGATAAACAAGCACAGggtttgttaaaatcaactaatcATAAGCAGCTTCTGAGTGTGTCGGACAACCCAGGCGCCTTTGATAGACGTGACAGTATGGCTGGCAAGATGGATTTGTTGGCTGCAGAGGTGAGAAAAACTGATGCCGTGGGCAATAGTAACATAGTGCAGAACGAGGCTGAAAAGAAGGAACATGCTTGTTCCTCTTTGCCTGATGTTCCCAAACTagttgtcgcagcagcgtctccAGTTGGTGTGGCAAATGTGAATAAGGAGATGAAAGAATCAAAAGACAGTTCAAGTGAATCCAATAGCCATGTAAAATCTGAAGGTGTCAATTCTCAGCAAAGCGAGCAAAGTGCAATGCAGAGTTCAAAGAAATCCTGTGATGGTGTGAGTGGAAAAGAGGACGAAAAAGAAGACCATGTCTTATCAGACGAAGGTTCTTCTCTAGCCGCTCACACCAAGTCAAATGCTACAGCCAAGCTTGATTTCGACTTGAATGAAGGAATACCTGGAGATGATGGGCATCAGTCTGAGCCAACTATCTCGCCTGTTGTATGTTCTTCAGCAATCAATTTAACTGGGATTTTGCCATTCACTTCGCCTATTACAACGGGGTTGCAGCCAGCTTCAATAACAGTAGCTGCTCCAGCTAAAGGACCCTTTGTTCCTCCAGAAAACCTACTAAGAGCAAAGCCTGAGATTGGGTGGAAAGGTTCAGCAGCTACGAGTGCATTTCGTCCTGCTGAACCAAGGAAGATTTTGGAGATTCCTGCTGCTGCACGCGACATTCCAGTATCTCATGCTGCTGGGAAGCAGTCTCGTCCCACGCTTGGTTTTGATTTGAATGTTGCAGATGACCAAGCTCTCGAGGAAGATATCCCACAGAGTTCTGCACAGACTACCTGTTCTGAATCTGGAAATACGAGAAGTCGAGATGGCTCTTCACGAAGCGCTGGTATTGAACTTGATCTGAACAGAGCTGATGAAGTTGCAGATAATGGCCAATTTGCACCAAGTGCTTCGCACAGAGTTGAAGTCCCATTGTTGTCAACAAGATCGTTACATGGAGTTTTCTCTAATGCTGGCATGAATAGCGCGAGGGACTTTGATCTTAACAGTGGACCAGGCCTTGATGATCTTGGCACCGAACCTGCACCAAAGAGCCTACCTTCTAAAAGTACAAGCAGTATTCAATTCCTACCACAAGTTCCTGTTAGGATGAATAGTGCTGCCATGAGTAATATATCACCATGGCTTGCCTCTGCCAGCCCTTGTCCAGTAGCTATACAATCTTTTTTATCAACTAGAGAACAGCCATACCCAATTGAGGCAGCACCTGGAGCTCAAAGGATCATTGCGCCTACAGCTGATGCTGGCCAGTTTGGAGGTGATCCCTGCAGGCCTCCAGTTGTTTCAACGTCTCCAGCGATGGTTTTTCATCAGCCTGCATATCAGTATCCAGGATTCCCTTTTCCTCCCAGTGTTCACCTTCAAACAccggcattttcaattggatcaGCAACATTTAATAATTCTGCATCTGCAGGAGTTCCATATTTTCCAACTGTCTCCCCCTCTTTTGTTGGGCCAGCAGGAGCGTTAACTCCCCAACATTTAAGGCAGTATGCTATAAACCTTGCTGAGGGCAGCAGCAGCAGTGGACGAGACAGTAATCGTAAATGGGAAAGTCAGGGCCTTGATCTTAACTCAGGCCCTGGAAGTATAGATTTAGAAGGAAAGGATGAACGGGTGCCTTTACCGGTCAGACAAAATTTGATCCCACCCCCACACGGCTTTGTGGAGGATCAAGGAAGAATCTACCAGATGCCAGTTGTAGGAACAAAGAGAAAGGAACCTGATGGCAGCTGGGACTCAGAAAGGTCTACATACAAGCAATTATCATGGCAATGA